The nucleotide sequence ACAGAACTTTTTTGGAAAAAGTTTTTTCCAAACGCTCTGAGTAGGAAGCCACCCGTCCGTATTCACCGATTCGGGAGCATAAGCGGGGTTAACCCGACCGAGCCTCATCGGCAAAAACTCGGATCATCCGGCAAACGGGTACGTTGAAGCATGCATATCATAAAGCCTGAGCTTGAAGTATTCCATATCTCTGAAGCCGTATGCCTGCCGTTTTATAGTTTTGATTTTATTATTGAGCCCCTCCAAAGGACCGTTTGTAATTCTATGCGGGTAATAATTCAGCAGTCCACTCCAGTGCCTGAGCATCATGGCACCTATTGAAATAAGCTGCTTGAGAAAGGCTGCTGCTGTTTTTCCGTTGCGTTGCTGCCAAAAGAGCCGGAGCTGCTCTTTCATGCTGTACATAATAAACAGGGGGCGGTTTTGACTTCCAGGAGGTTTTCGAGCCTGCACTTGTTCCTCTCGGTCAGACTGTGAAAGTTACGCAGAAGGAGAAAACGAGATCCTTTCAGGATATTCTGTCCGGCAGTATCAAGCAGATTGAATTGTTCACGACGCAGGGAATCAATCCCCCGGTTTATCTGCGCCATAATATAACGATCAAAAATGATCGGAACATTGCGAAAAAATTCCTTGAACGAAGAGATAAAGCTACCGCTCATATCCATAGAAACCGCCTTGATATTACGATACACGGTTGTCAGCTTCGCTTTATGGATATTTTTCACCGTATCCCAACCAATATGGAGATATTCGGCAACAGATTTGATTGTTCCGAAACGAAGCAGATCAAGCACTGTCAAGGCAAAAGAGCGGGTATATCGAGCTGTTTCCTTCATAAAAGAAAGGCGCGGCCACCACAGATTTTTACATTGTCCGCATTCCAGTCGATGCATCGTCAATTCAAGAACCGCATGTTTTCGACCGATTGGGGCATCCGCAGTTGCCTGACCTTCTTCCCCTTAAAAACGGAATACCGATGACCGCAGGCCGGGCACCGTATATGACGATCCGAGGCCTCAACTCTGAAGAAAATGGTGTTGCCGACAAAGTAAGTAGATTGATAAATTACACCTTTTATGCCGAAAGCGTGGTAGAGTATGGAGCTGGACATGGTTGAGACCTCATGAAACTGTTTGTATGGGTAACAAACAGCATGTCTCACACCATGTCTTTTCGCTACTCTTTTTTCTCAAAAGTACTCGTTTGCCGGATGAACCTACAAAAAAACCAAAATGCAATTTTTTTTCAAAAAGACTGCTACCAATTTGTTTTAGCTTCATAAAAGGAGACTGTTGCACTTGGATCAAATTTATTCATTTCCTGTATTACATCACTTAGCTCTATCTCCTTTTCTGGCGACAATAAAAGAACAGCTGTCTTCCCAGTTCCCCCAGAATCAAACCTTATTAACTTTATAGATCTTGAGTGGTTAGACAATATTTCCGCAAGAAATGTAAGCGTAAAAGAATCGTCTACCCAGTTAACTACTATATTGTACTCAAGTACCTCCCCCTCTTTCCTGTTAGAAAGCCATAAATATGTCATTGCAAGAGTTAAAATTGTTAGCAATGAAGTGATTAAAGAATGACCCGCTGCGTACCCTAGACCAACAGATATTGCAAGAAACAGATAGACTAGTTCTTCAGGTTCCTTTATCGGAGTTCTAAATCTAACTATAGATAATGCACCAACTAAACCAAGAGATAAAGCAAGAGATGATTTTACAATAACTATTACGATAAATACAACAGATGACAACAAAGGAAGAACTGAAGCAATATGATGTTTACCCGTCAAAGAAAAAGATCTCTTCAAGTAAAAATATCTAATTACAAATGACATAGCTACGCACAGCAAAAAATTAAAGCATGTAGGAAGTAAATCAAGCTGGTTCTGTGTAATTCGAAGCCCTTCCGTTATATTTAAAATATTTTCCATAAAATTATTCAACCTAAGAATATAAAAAAATAATCTATTTTCATTTCAAATCCTTATTACACTCCATATCAAACCACATAGCAAACAGTGTAAATAAACTAGAGCTCATAAAGGAAAACATGGCTGCCAAGGTATTGATAGGAGGAAGATGCCCATCAATACCGAGATAAATAAAGGCACGGACAGTCAGAATAAAGCCAAAAAACAAGAAGAGCCCTCCAAGAAAATAAAAAAAGATGAGCGGATGAAAATCACGAATTATGTATTTTTCCACCATCCTTCTCGTAAAGCCCTTAACAAGGATCAAGGGAATGGTACAGAGCACTTTTTTCACCTTAATACCGGAGACTTCTCCCACATTATAAACTGGTCGTATTGAGATATCCCTGACCCGAAAATTGGCAATATTCAGACTGATCAGAAGATCATTGGGCATTCCGTAGCGCGGATAGATTGCCTCCAGATCAAGAGCCTTCAATGCCTGCAATGAGATGGCGGTATATCCACTCTGTGAATCAGCCACATGCCAGTACCCTGAGGCTATCTTAGTAAACAAAGAAAGAAAAGAGTTGCCGATATAGCGATACTTGGGAATCATCCCCCATGACTCACCGCGAAACAGCCGATTACCCTTTGTGTAATCGCATTCCCCCCTACAGACAGGCTCTAAAATTCTCGGCAGATCTTCCGGGTCCATCTGAAAATCAGCCGCCATGACAGCAGCCACATCTACCTGTTGATCCCGGGCCCAGATATATCCCGTTGCAATGGCTGCCCCGACACCTCGGTTCCGCTCATGTTCAAGGCAGACGATCTTCTTATTCGCTGTTGCCAACGCCTGGACAACAGCCACGGTCTGGTCTTGACTGCGGTCGTCAACCACCACGATAATGTCCACATAGTTGGGCATGGTCTTGATGACCTTTCCGATGAGTTTTTCCTCGTTATACGCAGGAATGACAACGGCTATTTTCTTTTCAAGGTGCATGCAATGGAACCATAGGTAAATACTGAACGGTTTAATATCTATTAAAAAAGATTATATCACCACCGCCCGGCAATAGCAAGTCGCCATCTACGATGTAACAAAAATCAGCAGAAAGCTCAAGCGCTCCCCCACTCCACATGCCCCTTTAAGAACATTCACGCATACAACAACAACTCAATATCAGTCTATTAAGCTGAGGCTATAGACAGGGCTTCTCATGTCATGCCGCGCGATGTCGATAAATCGCACCAAAAAAAACAGCGTTTGCCCACCTTACTTAATGAAAAAAAACTGGATTTATGGTTCAATTGTCGAACTCAGTTCGTAAGTACTATGATAGCATGCCAACCCTATTGGCACCATGCTGCGTCCTCTTTACAACAAGCAAAAAATCCAATGACAACAGATCAGGAAAATAACTCGCCCGAACTCCACACCGTCGGCATTGAACAGGAGCTGCGCAAATCCTATCTGGATTATGCAATGTCCGTTATCGTTGGTCGGGCCCTGCCCGACGTTCGCGATGGTCTGAAGCCGGTGCACCGGCGCACCCTATACGCTATGCGGGAACTGGGCAATACCCATAATCGCCCCTATGTCAAATCAGCCAGGATTGTCGGTGATGTCATCGGTAAATATCATCCCCACGGCGACTCAGCTGTCTATGACACCCTGGTACGAATGGCTCAGAATTTTTCCCTGCGCTATCCCTTAGTTGATGGCCAGGGAAACTTTGGTTCTATGGACGGCGATCCACCAGCCGCTATGCGTTACACCGAAGCACGCATGACCCGGCTGGACCAGGAGCTTGTTGCCGATATCGAAAAGGAAACCGTTGATTTTATACCAACATATGACAACTCGCAGCTGGAACCCACGGTTCTGCCTTCTAAGATTCCCAACATCCTGATCAATGGGTCCGAGGGTATTGCGGTGGGTATGGCCACCAAGATCCCGCCGCATAATCTGACCGAGGTCATTGATGGCCTGATCGCCTTAGTAGATGATCCAGATCTTTCTGTGCATCAGCTGATGCACATTATTACCGGGCCGGATTTTCCCACAGGAGGTTTTATCTGCGGACGGGCCGGGATTCGGGAGGCTTATGAAACCGGGCGCGGTGTCATTATGATGCGGGCCCGCATGCATGTCGAAAAAAAGAAAAAAAGCGGTGAGGCCATTGTGGTCACAGAGATTCCTTTTCAACAGAACAAGGCCAAATTGGTCAAGAAAATAGCCCTGTTGATGAAGGAAAAACGGATCACCTCCATTGCCGAGGTACGTGATGAATCGGATCGCCACGGCCTGCGCGTGGTCATGGATCTCAAAAAAGACGAAATCCCGGATGTGACGATCAATCAGCTGTTCAAGATGACACCGTTGCAGAAAAGTTTCGGCATCATCATGCTCTGTATTGTCAATAATAAGCCGGAGATCCTGAACCTGAAAGAGGTATTGGTTCATTTTATCGAACATCGGCGCACAGTGATCTATCGACGCACCGCCTTTGAACTGCGTAAGGCCGAAGAACGGGCCCACCTCCTGGAAGGACTGAAAATCGCTTTAGACAACCTTGATGAAGTTGTTCAACTCATCAGGGCCTCTTCCAGTCCAACAGAGGCCAAGATCTGTCTAATGGAACGCTTTGAGCTCTCCGAACTCCAGGCCCAGGTTATTTTAGATATGCGTCTGCAAAAGCTTACAGGCTTAGAGCGCGATAAAATTATCCAGGAATACACGGAAATCATGGAGCGTATTGCCTGGCTCAAGGACGTGCTCTCAGATGACGTCTTGGTCATGCAGCTTATTCGGCAGGAATTTGAAGCGGTTCGGGAGCAGTACGGAGATGAGCGTCTGACCGAGATCATTGACGCGCCTGATGAAATCTTACCCGAGGATATGATCACTCCAGAAGAGATGGTGGTGACGATCTCTCATCATGGCTATATCAAGCGCAACCAGTTATCCCTGTATCGGGCCCAGCGCCGAGGCGGTAAAGGTGTCGCCGGTATGGCGGCTGTAGACGATGATTTTGTCACGGATCTCTACACCGCCTCCACCTTGGACACCTTTCTCTTCTTTACCAATAAGGCAAGGGTGTTCTGGCGCAAGGTATATGAGTTGCCCATGGCCGGACGCACGGCACGGGGCCGGGCTGTGGTCAATCTTCTTGAGCTGGCAGAAGGAGAAAAACTGGCCACGATTCTCTCGGTACCCAACTTGGCTGAGGCAGATGAGAACTATACCATCCTGACGGTAACCAAGAAAGGTCGGGTGAAGAAAACCAGCATTGCCGAGTATAAACGGCCGGTACGTAAGGGCAAGCTGGGACTGACCATTAAGGATGACGATGAGATGCTCTGCGCAGCCATAACCGCTGGTGATGATCATGTCTTCCTGGTAACAAAAAAAGGCCTTTCCATCCATTTTCATGAAGACGATGTTCGGACTATGGGCCGCACTGCTGCTGGCGTAAAAGGGATCACCCTTGCTGACGATGACGAGGTGGTCGCAGCAGTTGTCCTGAAAAATCATGAAGAAGAAAATTCCATTCTCACGGTCACGGAAAACGGCTTTGGCAAACGAACAGCGGTGTCTGATTACCGCCTTCAGAAACGGGGCGGCAAAGGTATCTTCGCTATTAAGTCCAGTGAACGGAATGGGATGGTGGTCGGGGCACTCCAGGTAGTGGATGACGAC is from Candidatus Electrothrix sp. GW3-4 and encodes:
- the gyrA gene encoding DNA gyrase subunit A; translated protein: MTTDQENNSPELHTVGIEQELRKSYLDYAMSVIVGRALPDVRDGLKPVHRRTLYAMRELGNTHNRPYVKSARIVGDVIGKYHPHGDSAVYDTLVRMAQNFSLRYPLVDGQGNFGSMDGDPPAAMRYTEARMTRLDQELVADIEKETVDFIPTYDNSQLEPTVLPSKIPNILINGSEGIAVGMATKIPPHNLTEVIDGLIALVDDPDLSVHQLMHIITGPDFPTGGFICGRAGIREAYETGRGVIMMRARMHVEKKKKSGEAIVVTEIPFQQNKAKLVKKIALLMKEKRITSIAEVRDESDRHGLRVVMDLKKDEIPDVTINQLFKMTPLQKSFGIIMLCIVNNKPEILNLKEVLVHFIEHRRTVIYRRTAFELRKAEERAHLLEGLKIALDNLDEVVQLIRASSSPTEAKICLMERFELSELQAQVILDMRLQKLTGLERDKIIQEYTEIMERIAWLKDVLSDDVLVMQLIRQEFEAVREQYGDERLTEIIDAPDEILPEDMITPEEMVVTISHHGYIKRNQLSLYRAQRRGGKGVAGMAAVDDDFVTDLYTASTLDTFLFFTNKARVFWRKVYELPMAGRTARGRAVVNLLELAEGEKLATILSVPNLAEADENYTILTVTKKGRVKKTSIAEYKRPVRKGKLGLTIKDDDEMLCAAITAGDDHVFLVTKKGLSIHFHEDDVRTMGRTAAGVKGITLADDDEVVAAVVLKNHEEENSILTVTENGFGKRTAVSDYRLQKRGGKGIFAIKSSERNGMVVGALQVVDDDQVMLIADSAKVIRLPMDSMRIIGRNTQGVKMINLNEGEKVVALSMLARTNDEIDEENDDEGILTDDRLDTEQDTDKGTDGTPTD
- a CDS encoding transposase is translated as MYSMKEQLRLFWQQRNGKTAAAFLKQLISIGAMMLRHWSGLLNYYPHRITNGPLEGLNNKIKTIKRQAYGFRDMEYFKLRLYDMHASTYPFAG
- a CDS encoding ISL3 family transposase, with the translated sequence MHRLECGQCKNLWWPRLSFMKETARYTRSFALTVLDLLRFGTIKSVAEYLHIGWDTVKNIHKAKLTTVYRNIKAVSMDMSGSFISSFKEFFRNVPIIFDRYIMAQINRGIDSLRREQFNLLDTAGQNILKGSRFLLLRNFHSLTERNKCRLENLLEVKTAPCLLCTA
- a CDS encoding DUF4956 domain-containing protein; translated protein: MENILNITEGLRITQNQLDLLPTCFNFLLCVAMSFVIRYFYLKRSFSLTGKHHIASVLPLLSSVVFIVIVIVKSSLALSLGLVGALSIVRFRTPIKEPEELVYLFLAISVGLGYAAGHSLITSLLTILTLAMTYLWLSNRKEGEVLEYNIVVNWVDDSFTLTFLAEILSNHSRSIKLIRFDSGGTGKTAVLLLSPEKEIELSDVIQEMNKFDPSATVSFYEAKTNW
- a CDS encoding glycosyltransferase family 2 protein — translated: MHLEKKIAVVIPAYNEEKLIGKVIKTMPNYVDIIVVVDDRSQDQTVAVVQALATANKKIVCLEHERNRGVGAAIATGYIWARDQQVDVAAVMAADFQMDPEDLPRILEPVCRGECDYTKGNRLFRGESWGMIPKYRYIGNSFLSLFTKIASGYWHVADSQSGYTAISLQALKALDLEAIYPRYGMPNDLLISLNIANFRVRDISIRPVYNVGEVSGIKVKKVLCTIPLILVKGFTRRMVEKYIIRDFHPLIFFYFLGGLFLFFGFILTVRAFIYLGIDGHLPPINTLAAMFSFMSSSLFTLFAMWFDMECNKDLK